In the genome of Myxococcus stipitatus, one region contains:
- a CDS encoding response regulator, whose product MAEEKARVLVVDDDPDLLDLVQRSLSSYGFEVLTHTSALGVSNLVSASEPDFVLIDVNFPALKGDKVVNLARQYASAKTKFILYSASDESKLRSLALASGADGYISKSVQGEDLANRLRTFRLKPRPPAVP is encoded by the coding sequence ATGGCTGAAGAAAAAGCACGCGTCCTGGTGGTGGACGATGACCCGGACCTGCTCGACCTCGTCCAGCGCTCGCTGAGCAGCTACGGCTTCGAGGTGCTGACACACACGTCGGCCCTGGGTGTCTCCAACCTGGTCAGCGCATCGGAGCCGGACTTCGTCCTCATCGACGTCAACTTCCCCGCCCTCAAGGGCGACAAGGTCGTCAACCTGGCCCGGCAGTACGCTTCCGCCAAGACGAAGTTCATCCTCTACTCCGCCTCGGATGAGTCCAAGCTGCGCTCGCTCGCACTGGCCTCCGGCGCGGATGGATACATCTCCAAGAGCGTCCAGGGAGAGGACCTCGCCAACCGGCTGCGCACCTTCCGACTCAAGCCTCGTCCACCCGCTGTCCCCTGA